A section of the Anaerohalosphaeraceae bacterium genome encodes:
- a CDS encoding DNRLRE domain-containing protein: MRTAWVIVLLCLAGLARAEMIVSTADGNGADTFVGNDSNKGPNNNYGASTTMDIRNYTNVRAHIGYVRFDITSIGGVDPTGARLELFLTQAQNTRTWNIYGVKDGPNDFWNEMTITYNNSPWMLPASAGNFALDETKVVFLGTMSVPAGGNMLRTSDPASLDLASFIKQDTNNLITLILIGPADGSGTQYYVLTKEGQADSTDPTFVAPRLVLPAEPNPFWASNPNPAMNQVVSTNLNQLCWSNPEPNLPGGIITCDVYFGTREPNRLAPNYDLEYTLAVNTTNTCVSLPGSLAQFTRYYWVVDVRDSSQPGVLHRGRVWSFNTFNIGPSVNAGPDQYIWLGHLGDPATATVFINATATDDGLPEPLTYLWEQLSGPTVTISPNDVEDITVVFTEAGDYTFRLTVSDGAESNSDSVRVFVGTDACAAAKAVPGFAANRMDFNSDCLVNLADLATFAAQWMDCRSLSCP; the protein is encoded by the coding sequence ATGAGAACAGCATGGGTGATTGTTTTGTTGTGTCTGGCCGGGCTTGCCCGGGCGGAAATGATTGTTTCCACAGCGGATGGAAACGGTGCGGATACGTTTGTGGGCAATGACAGCAACAAGGGCCCCAACAATAACTACGGTGCAAGTACCACAATGGACATCCGTAATTATACCAATGTACGTGCTCACATTGGATATGTGCGGTTCGATATTACAAGCATCGGCGGTGTGGACCCGACAGGGGCTCGTCTGGAACTGTTTCTTACACAGGCTCAGAACACTCGAACCTGGAACATTTACGGAGTTAAGGACGGTCCGAACGATTTCTGGAATGAGATGACGATTACGTACAACAACAGCCCGTGGATGCTTCCGGCCAGTGCCGGCAATTTTGCTTTGGATGAAACCAAAGTGGTCTTTTTGGGAACGATGTCCGTGCCGGCCGGAGGCAACATGCTCCGCACCTCCGATCCAGCTTCTCTGGATTTGGCTTCTTTCATCAAACAGGACACTAACAATCTGATTACGCTGATTCTCATTGGTCCGGCGGACGGCAGCGGGACTCAGTATTATGTCCTGACAAAAGAAGGACAGGCCGACTCAACGGACCCGACGTTTGTGGCACCGCGGCTGGTTTTGCCCGCTGAGCCCAATCCGTTCTGGGCATCCAATCCGAACCCCGCGATGAATCAGGTGGTTTCCACCAATCTGAACCAGCTGTGCTGGAGCAATCCGGAGCCCAATTTGCCGGGCGGCATCATCACCTGCGATGTCTATTTCGGCACGCGGGAGCCCAATCGTCTGGCGCCGAATTATGATTTGGAATATACACTGGCCGTCAATACGACAAACACCTGTGTTTCGCTGCCGGGCAGTCTGGCTCAGTTTACACGCTATTACTGGGTCGTGGACGTGCGTGATTCTTCTCAGCCGGGCGTTCTCCATCGCGGCCGGGTCTGGTCGTTTAATACGTTCAACATCGGACCTTCTGTGAACGCCGGTCCTGATCAATATATCTGGCTGGGCCATCTTGGTGACCCGGCTACGGCCACGGTGTTCATCAATGCCACGGCGACGGATGACGGTCTGCCGGAACCGCTGACTTATTTGTGGGAACAGCTGAGCGGCCCGACCGTAACCATCAGCCCCAATGATGTCGAAGATATCACTGTGGTCTTTACCGAGGCGGGTGACTATACATTCCGTCTGACCGTCAGCGATGGGGCGGAGTCCAACTCGGATTCTGTACGGGTTTTTGTTGGAACGGATGCCTGCGCAGCGGCCAAAGCCGTGCCTGGATTTGCCGCAAACCGGATGGACTTTAATTCTGACTGTCTGGTGAATCTGGCTGATCTGGCGACCTTTGCCGCTCAGTGGATGGACTGCCGAAGCTTGTCCTGTCCGTAA
- a CDS encoding DNRLRE domain-containing protein, translating into MKFGTVFRSCVFALFLSGAAAFPEVILSTADGNGADTFVGNDSNKGPDSNYGGSSTMDIRNYTGVRAHIGYVRFDLNPVRGRNLSGALLQLFITSAQNSRTWNVYGVIDGPDDLWNEMTITYNNSPWMLPASSGNFALNEAKVTFLGTLFVPAGSNYTLTSNPSSLNLDSFLAGDTNGLVTFVLIGPADGSGSQYYAATKEGVSAPAIILPNAYWIEPANQPQPDGTQPVSGDNVVFSWRPGQILHPTEPGQTIADPKITGFYLYWIQYPRDSEPQSPDFSGVTPVYVPRGTQERDQYPISGPGLVFSKNQVVYWRVDESIYGSQAGAPETVTGPVWRFETERTAPARRYMENLGRGVVAVRNSSGVFVSWRLLGTDPEDIGFNLYRSAAGGPPVKLNSTVLTGGTNFTDTTANLSVNNTYFVRPVLNGAEQAASGSYTLPANSPVQPLIVIPLQTSNTDEIHFVWVGDLDGDGEYDFVLDRLNWEGRPQSLEAYRRDGTFLWSVNLGPNSTNTYTIEPGSATIDVGHWDGVTVYDLDCDGKAEVVLRTARGVVFGDGTVLTAPNDLVQFISVLDGMTGAERARIQIPTDYIADGPMGAHMGIGYLNGKTPSIIASMKNRIGDGDFNMMICAWDFDGTALTQRWKWLRGSQNCPDGHQIRIIDVDGDGMDEVCHLGFVLRNNGTLLYNLGEQGIVHGDRWHIGKFDPSRPGLQGYGIQQSNPSGLRFYYYDAGTGQILWSYSASVVDVGRGDVGDTDPRYPGFECWAFDGMWNGPTGIQIAPNAPWPCLRLWWDGDELSESYNDGKIEKWIYSTSSVSRLVTTWNYETYTRSDRGCPMFYGDILGDWREEVIVTNSNYTKLGIFTTNVPTSRRIYTLPHNPAYRNSMTVKGYMQSHHVDFYLGNGMSTPPKPPIRLAGVPFHPTDLVRDGKIDMNDFAVLSSQWMNSPAVPSADLAPAGGDGQVNLADLVFFCENWLTVDLD; encoded by the coding sequence ATGAAATTCGGAACAGTCTTTCGGTCATGCGTATTCGCGTTGTTTCTGTCGGGAGCCGCTGCTTTTCCGGAAGTGATTTTATCCACGGCAGATGGGAACGGGGCCGATACTTTTGTCGGCAATGACAGCAACAAAGGTCCTGACAGTAATTATGGCGGCTCCTCTACCATGGACATTCGCAACTATACGGGTGTGAGAGCTCATATTGGGTACGTCCGATTTGACCTCAATCCCGTCCGCGGGCGGAATCTGTCGGGGGCTCTTCTTCAGCTGTTTATCACTTCCGCACAGAACTCAAGAACATGGAATGTCTACGGAGTGATTGACGGTCCGGATGATTTGTGGAATGAGATGACCATTACATACAACAACAGTCCCTGGATGCTTCCGGCTTCCTCGGGTAATTTTGCTCTGAATGAAGCGAAGGTGACTTTTCTGGGAACTCTGTTTGTCCCGGCCGGTTCGAATTATACGCTGACTTCCAATCCGTCTTCTCTGAATTTGGATTCTTTTCTTGCCGGCGATACGAACGGGCTGGTAACGTTTGTGCTGATTGGCCCGGCAGACGGCAGCGGTTCGCAGTATTATGCCGCCACGAAGGAGGGAGTTTCCGCCCCTGCCATCATTTTGCCGAATGCCTATTGGATTGAGCCGGCCAACCAGCCGCAGCCGGACGGCACTCAACCCGTTTCCGGAGACAATGTAGTTTTCAGCTGGCGGCCGGGGCAGATTCTCCATCCCACGGAACCCGGCCAGACGATTGCCGACCCGAAAATTACGGGCTTTTATCTGTACTGGATTCAATATCCCCGCGATTCGGAGCCTCAAAGTCCTGATTTTTCCGGCGTAACACCCGTTTATGTTCCGCGAGGTACGCAGGAGCGGGACCAATATCCGATATCCGGTCCCGGTCTTGTCTTTTCAAAGAATCAGGTGGTTTATTGGCGTGTTGATGAATCCATTTACGGTTCGCAGGCGGGGGCTCCGGAAACGGTCACCGGACCGGTCTGGCGGTTTGAAACAGAAAGGACGGCTCCTGCCCGCCGGTATATGGAAAATTTGGGACGCGGTGTAGTTGCCGTACGAAACAGCAGCGGCGTGTTTGTCAGTTGGCGTCTGTTGGGAACCGACCCTGAAGACATTGGATTTAATCTTTACCGCTCTGCGGCCGGTGGACCTCCTGTCAAACTGAACAGCACAGTGCTGACGGGCGGGACCAACTTCACCGATACGACAGCCAATCTTTCTGTGAATAATACCTACTTTGTCAGACCGGTACTGAACGGTGCAGAACAGGCGGCAAGCGGCTCCTATACACTGCCCGCCAACAGCCCGGTCCAGCCGCTGATTGTGATTCCTCTGCAGACAAGCAATACGGATGAGATTCACTTTGTCTGGGTGGGAGATTTGGACGGAGACGGCGAATATGATTTTGTGCTGGACCGTCTGAACTGGGAGGGAAGGCCTCAGTCCCTCGAGGCTTACCGGCGGGACGGTACCTTTTTGTGGTCGGTCAATCTGGGGCCCAACAGCACCAACACCTATACCATAGAACCCGGCTCAGCCACCATTGATGTAGGACACTGGGACGGAGTCACCGTGTACGACCTGGACTGCGACGGAAAGGCGGAGGTTGTGCTTCGCACCGCCCGGGGCGTTGTTTTCGGCGACGGAACGGTTTTGACAGCCCCCAATGACCTGGTGCAGTTCATTTCCGTTTTGGACGGAATGACCGGGGCGGAACGGGCCCGTATTCAGATACCAACCGACTACATTGCAGACGGACCGATGGGAGCGCACATGGGTATCGGCTATCTGAACGGCAAGACGCCGAGCATCATTGCCTCGATGAAAAACCGCATCGGGGATGGGGATTTTAATATGATGATTTGTGCTTGGGACTTTGACGGGACGGCACTGACCCAGCGATGGAAGTGGCTCCGCGGGTCACAAAACTGTCCGGACGGCCACCAAATCCGCATCATCGATGTCGATGGGGATGGAATGGATGAGGTCTGCCATCTCGGCTTTGTACTCCGGAACAATGGAACGCTGCTTTACAATCTCGGCGAGCAGGGAATCGTTCACGGGGACCGCTGGCATATCGGCAAGTTCGACCCCAGCCGGCCCGGCCTTCAGGGATACGGTATCCAGCAAAGCAATCCGAGCGGCCTGCGGTTTTACTACTATGACGCCGGCACCGGACAGATTCTATGGTCTTACTCTGCTTCGGTGGTGGATGTGGGACGAGGAGATGTCGGAGATACAGACCCACGATATCCGGGTTTTGAATGCTGGGCATTTGACGGAATGTGGAACGGTCCGACGGGGATTCAGATTGCGCCGAATGCCCCGTGGCCCTGCCTGCGCCTCTGGTGGGATGGAGATGAGCTGAGCGAAAGCTACAACGACGGCAAAATTGAAAAATGGATTTACAGCACCAGTTCCGTTTCACGGCTTGTCACCACGTGGAACTATGAAACCTATACCCGCAGCGATCGGGGCTGTCCGATGTTTTACGGCGATATTCTCGGGGACTGGCGGGAGGAGGTCATCGTGACCAACAGCAATTATACCAAGCTGGGGATTTTTACCACGAATGTTCCCACCAGCCGGCGGATTTACACCCTTCCGCACAATCCGGCTTATCGAAACAGCATGACGGTCAAAGGGTATATGCAGTCGCATCATGTTGATTTTTATCTGGGAAATGGAATGAGCACTCCGCCTAAGCCGCCGATTCGCTTGGCGGGCGTTCCTTTCCATCCGACGGATTTGGTTCGAGACGGAAAAATTGACATGAACGAC
- a CDS encoding DNRLRE domain-containing protein encodes MKRVFLIMLTVLWVSAAQGILITTADGNGADTFVGNDSNKGPNSNYGASATLDIRNNPGVRAHIGYIRFDLTGVSGDFSGAQLQFYVTQGGATRTWNIYGLIDGVDDFWGEMSITYNTAPGMIPTDPQANGTYIIDETKLTLLGTVLVPNTQPVLVTSSTASLNLDSFLAADRNKLVTFVLIPTGGDRQFYVAAKEGLASNPTWSAPTLILPNAVPEPASLMLLAVGSLASRFRKQKR; translated from the coding sequence ATGAAAAGAGTATTTCTGATTATGCTGACGGTGCTGTGGGTGTCTGCGGCCCAGGGCATTTTGATCACAACCGCAGATGGCAACGGAGCTGATACCTTTGTGGGCAATGACAGCAACAAAGGCCCAAACAGCAACTATGGTGCAAGCGCTACCCTGGATATCCGCAACAATCCAGGAGTACGGGCTCACATCGGGTATATCCGGTTTGACCTGACCGGCGTCAGCGGCGATTTCAGCGGGGCTCAGCTTCAGTTTTATGTAACGCAGGGCGGAGCAACCCGAACCTGGAACATTTACGGCTTAATCGACGGTGTGGATGATTTTTGGGGCGAAATGAGCATAACATACAATACAGCCCCCGGAATGATTCCGACGGACCCGCAGGCCAATGGTACGTACATCATCGACGAGACCAAACTGACCCTGCTTGGAACAGTTCTTGTTCCGAATACACAGCCGGTTCTGGTGACCTCCAGCACAGCAAGTCTGAATCTGGATTCTTTTCTGGCCGCCGATAGAAACAAACTGGTTACCTTTGTGCTGATTCCCACAGGAGGAGACCGGCAGTTTTATGTTGCGGCCAAAGAAGGGCTTGCCTCCAACCCGACCTGGTCAGCCCCGACGCTGATTCTGCCGAATGCTGTGCCGGAACCTGCCTCGCTGATGCTGCTGGCAGTCGGCAGCCTGGCGAGTCGTTTCAGAAAACAAAAACGGTAG
- a CDS encoding sugar-binding domain-containing protein, producing the protein MVLKSGSVPTLLLLCLFNLSEDVLFAGRKVYNFNPGWKVFVGDSADAQRPDFDDSHWKQVTLPYAWNQEEAFRKDIRDLSTGIAWYRKHFVLPEGTAGQKVFLEFQGVRQAGEFYLNGCFLGRHENGVTAFGFDITNLVKPAPEANVLAVRVDNSWEYREKATNSRYQWNDRNFNANYGGITKNVKLHLAGKLYQTLPLYTTLGTSGVYIYARDFDIPNQTAVVCAESQVRNETDSAQTFHCEVSIQDRDGRIVKSFTSIPYTLAPGGTVIVQASGRVEGLHFWSWGYGYLYDVITRLIKDGTAVDEVRTRTGFRKTEFRDGMIFLNDRVIQVKGYAQRSTNEWPAVGVSVPPWMSDFSNRLMVESNANLVRWMHITPSKQDIESCDRVGLIQAMPAGDAESDVSGRRWEHRLEVMRDAIIYNRNNPSILFYEAGNKGISEAHMAEMKHIRDCWDPHGGRAIGCREMLDSRIAEYGGEMLYINKSARIPMWAMEYSRDEGLRKYWDEYSPPYHKDGDGPRRGNTPPEPYNRNQDSHAIENVIRWYDYWEHRPGTGRRVSSGGVNIIFSDTNTHYRGAENYRRSGEVDAVRLPKDGWFAHQVMWDGWVDIERPRIHLLGHWNYQPEVKKNVYAVSGAEKVELFINGRSMGFGEQSCRFLFTFRDISWEPGAIWAVGYDAQGREVCRTEKITAGPPKRIRLTVHTGPKGLRADGADMALIDVEVVDAEGRRCPTAMNLIRFELTGPAEWIGGIAQGPDNYILSKELPVECGVNRVMIRSTVQAGQIVLTAASEGLEEAQIEITSRPVEVVNGLCVELPDAELVGNLSRGPTPKGPSLQISRVPISAARITAGANPDQAMLTVDDNERTGWENDGTLRTAWLKYEFSGETLVGEVVIKFGDWRRRTYPIRIRVDDKIVFAGRTRQNLGYYTIRFEPVRGRSLTVELTGRPDEQDAFGLVEVTGQKDEAGTETAASSARGTLKILELEIYGPVTKP; encoded by the coding sequence ATGGTTCTGAAATCGGGTTCTGTTCCGACTCTTCTGCTGCTCTGTTTGTTCAATCTTTCGGAAGATGTTCTTTTTGCCGGTCGAAAAGTTTATAATTTCAATCCCGGCTGGAAAGTTTTTGTCGGAGATTCGGCAGATGCTCAGAGGCCGGATTTTGATGACAGTCACTGGAAGCAAGTGACGCTGCCTTATGCATGGAATCAGGAAGAGGCCTTTCGAAAAGATATTCGGGACCTTTCGACAGGGATTGCCTGGTATCGCAAGCATTTTGTCCTGCCGGAAGGAACGGCCGGACAAAAGGTTTTTCTTGAATTCCAAGGCGTCCGTCAAGCCGGTGAGTTTTATCTGAACGGCTGCTTCCTCGGGCGCCATGAAAACGGAGTGACGGCGTTTGGTTTTGACATCACCAATCTGGTCAAACCGGCTCCGGAAGCGAATGTTTTGGCTGTCCGAGTAGACAACAGCTGGGAGTATCGGGAAAAAGCAACCAACAGCCGTTACCAGTGGAATGACCGTAATTTTAACGCCAACTACGGCGGAATTACCAAAAATGTTAAGCTGCATCTGGCCGGAAAACTCTATCAGACCCTACCTCTCTATACCACACTGGGGACCAGCGGGGTGTACATCTACGCCCGGGACTTTGATATTCCGAATCAAACAGCCGTTGTGTGTGCAGAATCCCAGGTCCGGAATGAGACCGATTCCGCTCAGACCTTTCACTGCGAAGTAAGCATCCAGGATAGGGATGGCCGAATCGTAAAGTCCTTCACAAGCATTCCCTATACCCTGGCGCCGGGGGGCACAGTCATTGTGCAGGCCTCCGGACGAGTGGAAGGACTGCATTTCTGGAGTTGGGGCTACGGGTACTTATATGATGTGATTACAAGGTTAATCAAAGACGGAACGGCGGTCGATGAAGTCCGCACGCGGACCGGTTTTCGAAAAACCGAGTTTCGCGACGGAATGATTTTCCTGAATGACCGTGTGATTCAGGTGAAAGGGTATGCCCAGCGAAGCACAAACGAGTGGCCTGCCGTCGGGGTTTCCGTGCCCCCGTGGATGAGCGATTTCAGCAACCGCCTGATGGTCGAAAGCAATGCGAATCTGGTCCGCTGGATGCATATTACCCCCAGCAAACAAGATATAGAATCCTGCGACCGCGTCGGACTGATTCAGGCGATGCCGGCAGGAGATGCGGAATCGGATGTGAGCGGGCGGCGGTGGGAGCATCGGCTGGAAGTCATGCGGGATGCAATCATTTATAATCGGAACAATCCGAGCATTCTGTTTTACGAAGCCGGCAACAAGGGAATCAGCGAAGCCCATATGGCGGAGATGAAGCACATCCGGGACTGCTGGGACCCGCATGGGGGGCGAGCAATAGGCTGCCGGGAGATGCTCGACAGCCGAATTGCCGAATACGGCGGAGAGATGCTGTATATTAACAAAAGCGCTCGTATCCCGATGTGGGCGATGGAATATTCACGGGATGAGGGACTGCGGAAATACTGGGATGAGTACTCGCCCCCATATCACAAGGATGGGGATGGCCCTCGCCGGGGCAATACGCCGCCGGAGCCGTACAACCGCAATCAGGATTCGCACGCGATTGAAAATGTGATTCGCTGGTACGATTACTGGGAACATCGTCCGGGAACAGGCCGTCGGGTCAGTTCCGGAGGGGTTAATATTATTTTTTCCGATACGAATACGCATTATCGCGGAGCGGAAAATTACCGACGAAGCGGTGAAGTTGATGCGGTGCGGCTTCCGAAAGACGGCTGGTTTGCTCATCAGGTAATGTGGGACGGCTGGGTGGACATTGAGAGGCCGCGAATTCATCTGCTGGGGCATTGGAATTACCAGCCGGAAGTCAAAAAGAATGTTTACGCTGTTTCCGGCGCCGAAAAAGTCGAATTATTCATCAACGGCCGATCGATGGGCTTTGGAGAGCAGAGCTGTCGGTTTCTTTTTACATTCCGCGATATTAGCTGGGAGCCGGGGGCGATTTGGGCCGTGGGCTATGATGCCCAGGGTCGGGAAGTCTGCCGAACGGAGAAAATCACAGCCGGTCCGCCGAAACGGATTCGGTTAACCGTCCATACAGGGCCGAAAGGGCTTCGGGCGGATGGAGCTGATATGGCCCTGATTGACGTGGAGGTGGTGGATGCCGAAGGCCGCCGCTGCCCAACGGCTATGAATCTGATTCGGTTTGAGCTGACCGGACCAGCGGAATGGATAGGCGGTATCGCACAGGGGCCGGACAATTATATCCTGTCCAAAGAGCTGCCTGTTGAGTGCGGCGTAAACCGGGTGATGATTCGTTCGACTGTTCAGGCCGGACAAATCGTGCTGACCGCTGCTTCGGAGGGGCTGGAAGAAGCTCAAATTGAAATCACGTCCCGGCCTGTTGAAGTTGTCAACGGTCTCTGTGTTGAACTGCCGGATGCTGAACTTGTCGGGAATTTGAGCCGCGGTCCGACGCCAAAAGGTCCGTCGCTCCAAATCAGCCGTGTTCCGATTTCCGCCGCTCGGATTACGGCCGGAGCCAATCCGGACCAGGCGATGCTGACTGTCGATGACAACGAACGCACGGGCTGGGAAAATGACGGAACGCTCCGGACGGCATGGCTCAAATACGAATTTTCCGGAGAAACCCTCGTCGGGGAAGTAGTTATCAAGTTCGGCGACTGGCGGAGGCGGACATATCCAATCCGTATTCGGGTTGATGACAAAATCGTCTTTGCAGGAAGGACTCGCCAGAATCTCGGCTATTATACCATTCGATTTGAGCCGGTTCGGGGACGAAGTCTGACGGTAGAGCTGACCGGGCGTCCTGATGAGCAGGATGCCTTTGGGCTGGTGGAAGTCACCGGTCAGAAGGATGAGGCCGGGACGGAAACAGCTGCATCGTCGGCCAGAGGGACATTGAAGATTCTGGAACTGGAAATCTACGGTCCGGTAACCAAACCATAA
- a CDS encoding type II secretion system protein — protein sequence MRKSGFTLIELLVVIAIIGLLLTIVMPGLNLAKKKAASAVCFSNLRQMSTGWFMYQDENGGRIMSCRMENVGTQTVCQQGWIGQPHRETDATSSSLSMTQTAPPVTDEDEIRGLQKGKLFPYLGTPEVYHCPADKLRKGCDGTPLYVSYAMPYCLNNGSSNSIKKMGEINPPSKRFVFVEIGTYGSRNWSWNGWWSLAAPGSTSEPWGLHDPLAVSHGNSAVFGFADGHSEIRKWKDTIVLEHYAKGANMKPGELYGVTYPPAGTRSEDIEWLSTGWALRPRR from the coding sequence ATGCGAAAAAGCGGGTTTACGCTGATTGAACTGCTGGTGGTAATTGCCATCATAGGGCTGCTTCTGACGATTGTTATGCCCGGTCTGAATCTGGCCAAAAAGAAAGCGGCTTCAGCAGTCTGCTTCAGCAATCTGCGGCAGATGTCCACCGGCTGGTTTATGTATCAGGACGAGAACGGCGGCAGGATTATGAGCTGCCGGATGGAAAATGTCGGGACTCAGACGGTCTGTCAGCAGGGCTGGATTGGTCAGCCGCATCGGGAAACTGATGCCACAAGCTCCTCTCTGTCGATGACGCAGACGGCCCCGCCGGTCACCGATGAAGATGAAATCCGGGGTCTTCAGAAAGGAAAACTGTTTCCTTATCTGGGCACCCCTGAGGTGTATCACTGCCCGGCAGACAAACTGCGCAAAGGATGCGACGGCACACCGCTGTATGTGAGTTATGCGATGCCCTATTGTCTGAACAACGGCAGCAGCAATTCCATCAAAAAGATGGGGGAAATCAATCCGCCCAGCAAACGGTTTGTGTTTGTAGAAATCGGTACGTACGGGTCTCGAAACTGGTCCTGGAACGGGTGGTGGTCGCTGGCAGCGCCCGGCAGCACCTCTGAGCCGTGGGGGCTGCACGACCCGCTGGCCGTCAGCCATGGAAACAGCGCCGTATTCGGCTTCGCAGACGGCCATTCAGAAATTCGCAAGTGGAAGGACACGATTGTGCTGGAGCACTATGCCAAAGGGGCGAATATGAAGCCCGGGGAACTCTATGGAGTGACCTATCCGCCGGCCGGAACGCGCAGTGAAGATATTGAGTGGCTGTCCACCGGCTGGGCGCTGCGCCCGAGACGATAA